The DNA sequence TCGCCCCACGCCGTTAGAGCGTCGTCCAGTTCCGAGTACAGGTCCCGCAGGCACGTCGGGACGAGGCCGCCGCTTCCCGGCGCAGGACCCACCGGCACCACGGGCGCGCTGACCACTGCGGCCTCCCGCTCCCGGTGCCGCCGGGACGCAGCGAGGCTCGGGGAGCCGGGTGAGGAATCGACGAGCAGCAGGCTTAGCAGGCCGCCCTCGAAGACGCGATAGCGCACCAGGTCGATCCGCTCGGGCAGCCGCTGCACGGCCACGCGGTCGTGGTGGGAGAAGCCGGCAGCGATGCAGATCATTCGCGGCCGACGCCAGTCGACGGACTCGGCCGCCTCCGCGCCCAACACCTTCCGGACGAGCGCCTCGAACTCGTGGTGCGCCGAGTCCAGCCAGGACAGGTAAGACACGGCCTGCGACAGCACCCCGCTGTCGGAACCCTTCTTGAACTCGATCACCACCGGGCTGCCGTTCTCGTCCAGCCCCAGGGTGTCGATCCGCCCCCGGTGCCACGGACCGGTCGGGTACTCCGACGCCAGGAACCGGATGCCGAGCATCTCCTCCAGGCCGGCCTCGACCCGCCGCTGCAGCTCCACCTCCAGTGCCACCGTCGAACCAGACAACTCGACGTCACGCCCATCGGCGTCTAGCCGGAACAGCATCAGCTCGGCCACCAGCACCCCTCCCCTGATCACTATAGGAGTAGCAATCAAAACCACCTGGCGGGTATTCCGGTGCTGGCCGAGAGCCTGTATCCCCAAGTGCACCTGGTAGCGCTCACCCACTCCGACGAGCAGAATGCGGCTGCTACTCGGCAGATCTACGGGCCTCGGGGCATATTCTGTCGACCACATCCCGGACGGCACGGGACAGGCGGTCGTGGGTGCGGACTGTGGGTCCGGGGGCGATCTCAGCTGCGCCCCTTGTCGGCCCATACCGCGACCACCGACGGACGTGGGATGGATCCCGGTCCGTCGGGCCAGATCGAGGCGGGCTTCTCCGCCGTGGCGCCGTCGGCTTCGCCGGGGTGCTGGGCGGCGACGAGGATGCGGTCTTCGGTGATGATCGGTCCGCAGGTCTCCGCGGCTTTGGGGACGGTGAGGAACTGTTTGACGTAGCCGCGGTGCAGGCCCTTGACGGGGACGACGAATAGGCCGTCGTTGGAGCCGAGTGCGTTGCCGTCGGTGGCGAGCCACAAGTTGCCGTGCTCGTCGAAGGCGATGTTGTCCGGGCAGGAGATCGGGCTGACGTCGGACTTGTCGTAGCCGGCGAAGTACGTCGACGGGTCTGCCGGGTCGCCGCAGACCAGCATGAGCTGCCAGCGGAACGATGTCGCCCCGGCGTCGGAATGGCGTTCGTCCAGTTCCAGGATGTGTCCGTGCTTGTTCCCGGTGCGGGGGTTGGCCTCGTTGGGGCTGGCCTTGCCCGCCTTGCCTCGGTCGGAGTTGTTGGTGAGTGCGACGTAGAGTCGGCCCGTACGCGGGTGCGGCTCCACGTCTTCGGGGCGGTCCATCTTGGTGGCGCCCGCCTTGTCGGCGGCAAGGCGGGTGAAAACGTAGACCTCTTCCGCTGTCATGCCGGGAACGAAGGAACGGCTGCCCGTGGCGAGAGCGATCCACGCTCCGCCGCCGTCGAAGGCTCCGTCCTCGGGAAGCTTGCCCGTGCCGTCGATCTCGGCCGCCGGAGAGTCCCCACTGAACTTGGCGACGTACAACGTCCCCTCGTCGAGGAGCCGCATGTTGTGCTCACGCGCCGAGCGGCTGGTGCCTTTCTTGACCCGCTCCGTGGAGACGAACTTGTAGAGGTAGTCGAAGCGCTCGTCGTCACCCATATAGAGGGCGACCCGGCCGTCGCTGGTCAGGCGGGGCTCGGCGGCCTCGTGCTTGAACCGGCCAAGGGCCGTGCGCTTGCGCGGGACGGAATCAGGGTCGTACGGATCGATCTCGACGATCCAGCCGTGCCGGTTGGCCTCGTTCGGTTCCTTTCCGAGGTCGAAGCGGTCGTCGAAGCGTTCCCACTTGCGCTGGCTGGCCCCGGTCGGCAGGCCGTAGCGGGCCAGGCGCTGCTTGGCGGTCGGGTCGGTGACGGAGGCGGCGTTGGCGAAGTACTGGTTGAAGTTCTCCTCGCCGGACAGGACGGTGCCCCACGGTGTGACGCCGCCGCCGCAGTTGTTCAGCGTGCCGAGGACGGTGCGGCCGGTGGGGTCGGCGCTGGTCTTGAGGAGGTTGCTGCCGGCCGCCGGGCCGGTGAGCTCGAACGGAGTGGTGGCGGTGATGCGGCGGTTGAGGCTGTCGCCGGGGATCGGCCACA is a window from the Streptomyces sp. MMBL 11-1 genome containing:
- a CDS encoding DUF5655 domain-containing protein, whose translation is MAELMLFRLDADGRDVELSGSTVALEVELQRRVEAGLEEMLGIRFLASEYPTGPWHRGRIDTLGLDENGSPVVIEFKKGSDSGVLSQAVSYLSWLDSAHHEFEALVRKVLGAEAAESVDWRRPRMICIAAGFSHHDRVAVQRLPERIDLVRYRVFEGGLLSLLLVDSSPGSPSLAASRRHREREAAVVSAPVVPVGPAPGSGGLVPTCLRDLYSELDDALTAWGEVEVAALRHYIAYRRLVNVASVLFRPMHEAILVYLRLDPDSVVLEEGFTRDMRGIGHLGTGDLEVRLVSAADLEKATPLIRQAFEAA
- a CDS encoding PhoX family protein, whose product is MLEQPDSRTDRSADLPLLPSHNTARSALTCRYRCGDACSHDAPNRSLNTYFGDIVHQVSRRGALKSGAVLALAAAAGAAVATPAAASSAAAAPSTHLGPDRGAGRLPRGLRFEAVPPNTADAVTVPAGYAQQVVIRWGDPVLRGAPRFDARRQSVAAQSRQFGYNCDYMALLDLPGHCHGDQLLVVNHEYTNEEIMFFGYDPANPTREQVEIAWAAHGLTVLSVRTDRRSGRLWPIPGDSLNRRITATTPFELTGPAAGSNLLKTSADPTGRTVLGTLNNCGGGVTPWGTVLSGEENFNQYFANAASVTDPTAKQRLARYGLPTGASQRKWERFDDRFDLGKEPNEANRHGWIVEIDPYDPDSVPRKRTALGRFKHEAAEPRLTSDGRVALYMGDDERFDYLYKFVSTERVKKGTSRSAREHNMRLLDEGTLYVAKFSGDSPAAEIDGTGKLPEDGAFDGGGAWIALATGSRSFVPGMTAEEVYVFTRLAADKAGATKMDRPEDVEPHPRTGRLYVALTNNSDRGKAGKASPNEANPRTGNKHGHILELDERHSDAGATSFRWQLMLVCGDPADPSTYFAGYDKSDVSPISCPDNIAFDEHGNLWLATDGNALGSNDGLFVVPVKGLHRGYVKQFLTVPKAAETCGPIITEDRILVAAQHPGEADGATAEKPASIWPDGPGSIPRPSVVAVWADKGRS